Proteins from a single region of Crassaminicella profunda:
- a CDS encoding response regulator has translation MSTNEVLIVNDSKLESIILKDILTKLGMNGIISHEHTIMNDLKNISPVMVVVNYIMEDITGDQLIEEIKKNYPQIVCILTSSSKLLKSQFKGSWIDEIVKIPIETNKIKEIIENYIINRKNICFHCKKEIQEDFYICPYCGQKLRERA, from the coding sequence ATGTCAACCAATGAGGTTTTAATTGTAAATGATTCAAAATTAGAAAGTATTATTTTAAAAGATATATTGACTAAGTTAGGAATGAATGGAATTATTTCCCATGAGCATACGATAATGAATGATTTAAAGAATATAAGTCCTGTTATGGTAGTGGTAAATTATATTATGGAAGATATTACAGGAGATCAGTTGATTGAAGAAATAAAGAAAAACTATCCTCAAATAGTGTGTATATTAACTTCCAGTAGTAAACTTTTAAAAAGTCAATTTAAAGGATCGTGGATAGATGAAATTGTAAAGATTCCTATTGAGACAAATAAAATAAAAGAAATCATTGAAAATTATATTATAAATAGAAAAAATATTTGTTTTCATTGTAAAAAGGAAATTCAGGAAGATTTTTATATATGTCCTTATTGTGGTCAAAAACTAAGAGAAAGAGCGTAA
- the lepB gene encoding signal peptidase I translates to MDRKEIIEWIKTIVISVVIAMIITQFVRPTLVKGSSMYPTLNEYNYLIINKIPYMMHDPEKGDIVVFKSHLKTVDGKDKDLIKRVIGVPGDKIKVTDGDVYVNGEKLDEPYINGDYTPGEVELEVSENMIFVMGDNRQNSLDSRDERVGPVPIETVRGKVLVRLYPFNKIGKVQ, encoded by the coding sequence ATGGATAGGAAAGAGATTATAGAATGGATTAAGACCATTGTTATATCTGTTGTTATTGCAATGATTATAACACAATTTGTAAGACCCACTTTAGTAAAGGGTTCTTCTATGTATCCAACTTTGAATGAATATAATTATTTGATTATTAATAAAATTCCTTATATGATGCATGATCCGGAAAAAGGCGATATTGTTGTTTTTAAATCTCATTTAAAGACAGTAGATGGAAAGGATAAAGATTTAATTAAAAGAGTAATCGGTGTTCCTGGAGACAAAATAAAAGTAACAGATGGAGACGTGTATGTGAACGGAGAAAAGTTAGATGAACCCTATATCAATGGTGATTATACACCAGGAGAAGTTGAACTTGAAGTTTCAGAAAATATGATATTTGTCATGGGAGATAATAGACAAAATAGTTTAGATAGTAGAGATGAAAGAGTAGGGCCTGTTCCAATTGAAACCGTTAGAGGAAAGGTTTTAGTTCGTCTATATCCCTTTAATAAAATTGGAAAAGTGCAGTAA